TATAATTGATCAAggacttttttaatttacaacgctttttctttatgtccttaattgattttgtcTCTGAATTGACTGGGCTAATGATAGAAACATTAATTATAAGTCACAATTGTCAGCTACGTTTATGTTTAATCCCTAGTTTCAAGGAAGTTGGGTTTAAGTGAGGTTAATGTTTTCAATATAATTCCAGTAACGCAGTTACGCTTAGACGATTCGGCTCACCCCTTGACTGTTTGTTAACTAATGAATTTGGCTGCATACAATTTTGAGAAGTCTCTACTATTCTAGAAGGCTTTCTCCGGAAACTAACTATTgcattttcctttttagTTTAACAGTATTTGCAGTCACAAACTAGCAAGAATACTTTTAAGAATAAACGTTTTATTAGCGACGAATAGTttaaaatatgtttaaaCCCAACTAGATGCTAACCGCActacatttttaaaaccgCAGCTTATAGaactttaaaatattaattttgcgCTTGAGTTTTCCTCATACAGCTAAATTCAATGATTTGGTAATGGTTGATTGATTCACCGTAGTCTTAGTTAACAATCACGATAGATTTCAAACAAAGaactttaaagaaaaaaacttacttATAGTATTATCAtgattttaatgatttcGATTGAATAGATGTTTAGAAAAGAAGTACACCAGCATACTCAAACAATGATAGCCGGCTCCTTAAATTATTTCACACataaacaataacaaagccttttatatttatcctttcttaatgataaagtaaattttatacTTGTTCGTTTTGGGCCTATCGACTGCAAGAATATATTTGTTGATCAGATACACAACACACTTCCAAGGGTACTACGTTAAAACTGTTACAGAACCAACATCTCGATAACGCACCTGCATTCTTTTGGTGCTTGACGAATGCTTTAAACATGGGAATTAAAGGTCTTTTGGGACTTTTGAAGCCTATGCAGAAAAGCTCTCATGTCGAGGAGTTTTCTGGCAAGACTTTGGGAGTTGATGGATATGTTTGGTTGCACAAGGCAGTGTTTACATGTGCTCATGAATTAGCATTTAACAAGGAAACCGATAAATACCTAAAGTATGCTATTCATCAGGCGTTAATGCTACAATATTATGGTGTAAAACCTTTAATAGTATTCGATGGAGGACCTCTTCCCTGTAAAGCATCAACTgagcaaaaaagaaaagaacgTCGCCAAGAGGCATTTGAACTTGGTAAGAAATTGTGGGATGAAGGTAAGAAAAGTCAAGCAATAATGCAATTCTCACGCTGTGTTGATGTGACCCCAGAAATGGCTTGGAAGTTAATAATCGCTTTGAGAGAACATGGGATTGAATCAATCGTTGCTCCGTATGAAGCAGATGCTCAACTCGTATATTTGGAGAAGGAAAATATCATTGATGGCATTATTACGGAAGACTCTGATATGCTAGTTTTTGGCGCTCAAACGGTACTATTTAAGATGGATGGATTTGGGAATTGCATAACTATTAGACGTAATGACATAGCAAACGCACAAGACTTGAATCTCCGTCTTCCGATTGAAAAACTTCGACATATGGCAATATTTTCCGGATGTGATTACACAGATGGTGTAGCTGGAATGGGATTAAAAACTGCTTTACGTTATTTGCAGAAATATCCTGAACCTCGGGCAGCTATTCGTGCAATGAGACTTGATAAAAGCCTTAAAGTTCCAGtatcttttgaaaaggagTTTGCACTTGCTGACCTAGCCTTTCGACATCAACGTGTATATTGTCCGAAAGACAAAACTCTAGTTCATCTGAGTCCTCCTGAAAGGGAACTTTCTGTACATGAGGATGCATTTATAGGctcattttttgataatcaGTTGGCTATTGATATAGCAGAGGGAAGATCTAATCCAATTACGAAATGTGCTTTTGATATCAAGGATTCGTCTATGCAATCATTTACCAAAACTACAATTACTATTAGTAAACGAAAGGGTATATCAAAGACGGATATttccaacttttttatgaaatctATTCCTCCTTCTAAACGTCCTACCAAAAGCACGAGCCTTATTGATGTTACCAACGTCAAAGTGCAACGAACTCATTTAGCAAATGATATTTCATCCGAAAAACAATCAATCAAATCTGCGAATGAAAAAGCATATGTTACtccaaaatcaaattctttaaaaccAGGTTTTGGAAAATCACTTTCCGATATCTCTAATTCAGCGAcaaagaatgaaaatgtCCCTTTCCTTCCTCCGAGAACAGGTGTtagtaaatattttaaacttcaaaaaaatactgaaaaagaaattgatgagCAAGTACCTAGTCAATCCAACAATACAACTCCAACATCTGCTAAATCAGATTCTGCTTCACCCCAAAATTggttttcttcattctcTTACCAAACACCGAATTCTGCTTCACCCCCGTTTTCTTCACTATCTCATACACTCCCAATTTCAGCACTTGCTAAAATTGGTCATGATGCGTTAAACCGCAAAAATCATGCCTCTCTTCCGTCTCGTCGGATTGTGTATAAGCCACCGTCTAGTCCCTCAACCCCAATATCTATGAATCCTAGACCTAAAGGAATCCTATCACTTCAGCAATATAAATTTCGTTAGCACCTTTCTCATTATATCACCAACTGGGTTAA
This region of Schizosaccharomyces pombe strain 972h- genome assembly, chromosome: II genomic DNA includes:
- the exo1 gene encoding exonuclease I Exo1, with product MGIKGLLGLLKPMQKSSHVEEFSGKTLGVDGYVWLHKAVFTCAHELAFNKETDKYLKYAIHQALMLQYYGVKPLIVFDGGPLPCKASTEQKRKERRQEAFELGKKLWDEGKKSQAIMQFSRCVDVTPEMAWKLIIALREHGIESIVAPYEADAQLVYLEKENIIDGIITEDSDMLVFGAQTVLFKMDGFGNCITIRRNDIANAQDLNLRLPIEKLRHMAIFSGCDYTDGVAGMGLKTALRYLQKYPEPRAAIRAMRLDKSLKVPVSFEKEFALADLAFRHQRVYCPKDKTLVHLSPPERELSVHEDAFIGSFFDNQLAIDIAEGRSNPITKCAFDIKDSSMQSFTKTTITISKRKGISKTDISNFFMKSIPPSKRPTKSTSLIDVTNVKVQRTHLANDISSEKQSIKSANEKAYVTPKSNSLKPGFGKSLSDISNSATKNENVPFLPPRTGVSKYFKLQKNTEKEIDEQVPSQSNNTTPTSAKSDSASPQNWFSSFSYQTPNSASPPFSSLSHTLPISALAKIGHDALNRKNHASLPSRRIVYKPPSSPSTPISMNPRPKGILSLQQYKFR